In Trifolium pratense cultivar HEN17-A07 linkage group LG7, ARS_RC_1.1, whole genome shotgun sequence, a genomic segment contains:
- the LOC123893654 gene encoding putative lipase YDL109C isoform X1 translates to MASIQSQEKVPQLPQNLVDDDIDEINKVKLNSETKNTKKNKKKKNKKLNFPKFGCFRIQHDATGEGSGFDIEVVDASGHTSNPTHLIIMVNGLIGSAHNWKYAAKQFLKRYPYDTIVHCSESNSSTLTFDGVDVTGDRLAEEVISVIKRHPSVQKISFIAHSLGGLIARYAIAKLYERDISKELSQGNGHYENQISNQECHDRKYEGKIAGLEPINFITSATPHLGCRGHKQVPLFCGFYSLENVASRLSRFLGKTGKHLFLTDGKNGKPPLLLQMVRDSEDIKFMSALRSFKRRVAYANIRYDQLVGWSTSSIRRRSELPKRRNFKRHEKYPHIVNVETAKPTSVPEEVPCESKVSSESSKIDLEEEMIRGLTTVSWDRIDVSFSGSRQKYLAHNAIQVQTYRINSDGADVVQHMIDEFEL, encoded by the exons ATGGCTTCTATACAATCTCAAGAAAAAGTACCGCAGCTTCCACAAAACCttgttgatgatgatattgATGAGATCAACAAGGTTAAGCTCAATAGCGAAACCAAAAATACcaagaagaataagaagaagaagaataagaagtTGAATTTCCCCAAGTTTGGTTGTTTTAGAATCCAACATGATGCTACTGGTGAAGGTAGTGGTTTTGATATTGAAGTTGTTGATGCTTCTGGTCACACTTCTAATCCAACTCATTTGATCATTATGGTTAATGGTCTCATTGGCAG TGCTCATAATTGGAAATATGCTGCAAAACAGTTTCTGAAAAGGTATCCCTATGATACTATTGTACATT GCAGTGAATCTAATTCTTCTACGTTGACATTTGACGGTGTTGATGTAACAGGAGATAGATTAGCGGAGGAG gTTATATCAGTTATAAAACGCCACCCAAGTGTTCAGAAAATTTCATTTATAGCTCATTCTTTAGGTGGCTTGATAGCAAGGTATGCAATAGCAAAGCTTTACGAGAGAGATATTTCGAAGGAACTATCTCAGGGGAATGGACATTATGAGAATCAGATTTCAAATCAAGAATGTCACGATAGAAAATATGAAGGGAAAATTGCAGGACTGGAGcctattaattttattacttcAGCAACACCACACCTTGGTTGTAGAGGGCATAAGCAG GTTCCTTTGTTCTGTGGATTTTACTCTTTGGAGAATGTAGCATCTCGTCTTTCACGGTTTCTTGGTAAAACAGGAAAGCACCTATTTTTAACTGACGGCAAGAATGGAAAACCTCCACTTCTTCTCCAGATGGTTCGTGACTCTGAAGATATTAAATTCAT GTCTGCTTTACGGTCCTTCAAACGCCGTGTTGCCTATGCAAATATTCGTTATGACC AGCTGGTTGGATGGAGCACATCATCTATAAGGCGTAGAAGCGAACTTCCAAAG CGCCGAAATTTTAAAAGACACGAGAAGTACCCACATATTGTAAATGTAGAGACTGCAAAACCCACTTCTGTTCCAGAGGAAGTTCCATGTGAATCCAAAGTTAGTAGTGAATCCAGTAAAATTGACTTGGAAG AGGAAATGATCAGAGGCTTAACCACAGTGAGTTGGGATAGAATTGACGTCAGCTTCAGTGGTAGTAGGCAGAAATATCTCGCACATAATGCAATTCAG GTTCAAACTTACCGCATCAATTCAGACGGAGCAGATGTGGTCCAACACATGATTGACGAATTTGAGTTATAG
- the LOC123893654 gene encoding putative lipase ROG1 isoform X2 yields MASIQSQEKVPQLPQNLVDDDIDEINKVKLNSETKNTKKNKKKKNKKLNFPKFGCFRIQHDATGEGSGFDIEVVDASGHTSNPTHLIIMVNGLIGSAHNWKYAAKQFLKRYPYDTIVHCSESNSSTLTFDGVDVTGDRLAEEVISVIKRHPSVQKISFIAHSLGGLIARYAIAKLYERDISKELSQGNGHYENQISNQECHDRKYEGKIAGLEPINFITSATPHLGCRGHKQVPLFCGFYSLENVASRLSRFLGKTGKHLFLTDGKNGKPPLLLQMVRDSEDIKFMSALRSFKRRVAYANIRYDQLVGWSTSSIRRRSELPKTREVPTYCKCRDCKTHFCSRGSSM; encoded by the exons ATGGCTTCTATACAATCTCAAGAAAAAGTACCGCAGCTTCCACAAAACCttgttgatgatgatattgATGAGATCAACAAGGTTAAGCTCAATAGCGAAACCAAAAATACcaagaagaataagaagaagaagaataagaagtTGAATTTCCCCAAGTTTGGTTGTTTTAGAATCCAACATGATGCTACTGGTGAAGGTAGTGGTTTTGATATTGAAGTTGTTGATGCTTCTGGTCACACTTCTAATCCAACTCATTTGATCATTATGGTTAATGGTCTCATTGGCAG TGCTCATAATTGGAAATATGCTGCAAAACAGTTTCTGAAAAGGTATCCCTATGATACTATTGTACATT GCAGTGAATCTAATTCTTCTACGTTGACATTTGACGGTGTTGATGTAACAGGAGATAGATTAGCGGAGGAG gTTATATCAGTTATAAAACGCCACCCAAGTGTTCAGAAAATTTCATTTATAGCTCATTCTTTAGGTGGCTTGATAGCAAGGTATGCAATAGCAAAGCTTTACGAGAGAGATATTTCGAAGGAACTATCTCAGGGGAATGGACATTATGAGAATCAGATTTCAAATCAAGAATGTCACGATAGAAAATATGAAGGGAAAATTGCAGGACTGGAGcctattaattttattacttcAGCAACACCACACCTTGGTTGTAGAGGGCATAAGCAG GTTCCTTTGTTCTGTGGATTTTACTCTTTGGAGAATGTAGCATCTCGTCTTTCACGGTTTCTTGGTAAAACAGGAAAGCACCTATTTTTAACTGACGGCAAGAATGGAAAACCTCCACTTCTTCTCCAGATGGTTCGTGACTCTGAAGATATTAAATTCAT GTCTGCTTTACGGTCCTTCAAACGCCGTGTTGCCTATGCAAATATTCGTTATGACC AGCTGGTTGGATGGAGCACATCATCTATAAGGCGTAGAAGCGAACTTCCAAAG ACACGAGAAGTACCCACATATTGTAAATGTAGAGACTGCAAAACCCACTTCTGTTCCAGAGGAAGTTCCATGTGA